GGTGAACAACCACTCGATGCGGCGCAGCATCTGGTGTAGCACCTTGTGGTCGCGGATCCCCGGGTTGAACTCGGCTTCACTCTGCTTCACCTCGCCGATCACCACATCGATCTGGCCCGGCTCGAGCCGCAGTTCGGGATCATCGAGGAGAAGCAGCCGGGTGTCGGGCTCGTCGTGCGGATCGCCCGCGTAGATCTTTCCGGGGAAGCGCAACGCCATGATGTCGATGTCGGTGATCGACTCGAATTCCCCATCAACCCGACGCGCCTGCACCTCGAACTCACTGAGCGTCAGATACCCATTGAGCCGCAAATAGGTCTCGACCAGATTGACCGCGATGTCCATGGAGCGATTGTCGGCCGCCAAGGGCAGCATTCGCAATTCGCAATTCGCAATTCGCAATTCGCAATTCGCAATTCGCCGGAAGGTCGCGTCCGCTCTTGCTGAAGGCGGAAGGCGGAAGGCGGAAGGCCAGTCTGGAGACTGGAGACTGGAGACTCCCCTAGCCTCTCCTCAAGGTCGGCTTCGATTACACCTCTTTCTCTGCGCGGTCTTCGTTCGTGGGGGTGCCTCGGCGGGAGATTGGGGAGATCGGCGATGCCGCGGTGGTGATCCTCGGCGCTCCGCTCGACTGGGGGACCACCAACCGGCCCGGCGCCCGCTTCGGACCGAAGGCGATTCGTGAGGCCGATTACCTCGACCCCGATGGGAAGCGGCCTCACCTCGACACCGGGATCGATCCGCTCGAAGTGCTCGGCGTGGTCGACATCGGGGATGTGCACGTGCTTACCGGATACATGGAAGAGAGCATCGATCGGATCCGCGCTGTCGTGTCGACCGTCGCTGGGGCGGGGGCGGTTCCCGTCGTGCTGGGCGGCGATCACACCATCACTTTCCCCGACGCCGGTGGGGTGGCCGACGTCCACGGCCACGGCGAGATCGCCCTCATCCATTTCGACGCCCACGCCGACACCGGCGAGAGCCACTACGGAAAGCTTCTGGGACACGGAACGCCGATGCGTCGGCTGATCGAATCGGGTGCCGTGCCCGGTCACCGCTTCGTCCAGATCGGGCTGCGGGGGTACTGGCCCGATCCGCCGGTGGTCGAGTGGATGCGGGGCGAGGGGATGCGATCCTTCTTCATGGGCGAGATCGTCGAACGGGGCCTCGGGCCGGTGGTCGACGACGCGGTTGCT
The sequence above is drawn from the Acidimicrobiia bacterium genome and encodes:
- the speB gene encoding agmatinase — encoded protein: MPRREIGEIGDAAVVILGAPLDWGTTNRPGARFGPKAIREADYLDPDGKRPHLDTGIDPLEVLGVVDIGDVHVLTGYMEESIDRIRAVVSTVAGAGAVPVVLGGDHTITFPDAGGVADVHGHGEIALIHFDAHADTGESHYGKLLGHGTPMRRLIESGAVPGHRFVQIGLRGYWPDPPVVEWMRGEGMRSFFMGEIVERGLGPVVDDAVAHAADGAKGVFISVDIDVVDPGAAPGTGTPEPGGLTARELLDTVRRLGRDLNVLGADVVEVAPAYDTSDITALLANRVVLELLNGMAQRVLGRGDASS